The Phormidium ambiguum IAM M-71 genome window below encodes:
- a CDS encoding hybrid sensor histidine kinase/response regulator — translation MNRILILVEQKENRRLLAEWLGQYYDVVVGESVVQARNAVPLLNEPFDLCIVDGPALHHLWEWAQARKQVEQPVFLPVLLITLRTDVKLLTRHLWQTVDELISKPIEKLELQARVEMLLRSRRLSLELQAALEQERELKELKTRFVSMVSHEFRNPLNIIFGFTRLLEQRDLPPERRADFSQRILKAVKSMTALLDDVLAFGKVEASVLTGNAALIAIGPFCHNLVEEIKVGIGSNHTIEIDCEEECFTACINEALLRQILTNLLSNAIKYSAPHSTVRLKLQCQPGVAIFQVQDEGIGISPTDLARLFESFYRASNVGNIPGTGLGLAIVKQVIEQAGGTIAVTSEVNVGTTFTVTLPIDQ, via the coding sequence ATGAACCGAATTTTGATCTTGGTTGAGCAAAAGGAAAATCGCCGCCTCCTGGCAGAGTGGCTTGGACAATATTACGATGTCGTGGTCGGAGAATCTGTGGTACAGGCAAGGAATGCCGTTCCACTGCTAAACGAACCGTTTGACCTGTGCATTGTCGATGGGCCTGCCTTACACCACTTATGGGAATGGGCACAGGCAAGAAAACAGGTAGAGCAGCCTGTATTTTTGCCCGTCTTGCTGATTACACTTCGCACGGATGTCAAACTGTTAACGCGACATCTCTGGCAAACGGTCGATGAACTGATTAGCAAACCGATCGAAAAGTTAGAGTTACAAGCACGGGTGGAAATGCTGTTGCGATCGCGGCGGCTTTCCCTTGAGCTTCAAGCTGCACTGGAGCAAGAACGCGAACTCAAAGAACTAAAAACTCGTTTCGTCTCAATGGTTTCTCATGAATTTCGCAATCCGCTCAATATCATTTTTGGATTTACTCGCCTGTTAGAGCAGCGCGACTTGCCACCCGAACGGCGAGCCGATTTTTCCCAACGGATTCTCAAAGCGGTTAAATCCATGACGGCTTTACTCGATGATGTTTTGGCGTTTGGCAAAGTGGAAGCGAGTGTATTGACTGGTAATGCTGCGCTGATAGCGATCGGGCCGTTCTGCCACAATTTGGTTGAAGAAATTAAAGTCGGCATCGGAAGCAATCACACAATTGAGATCGACTGTGAAGAAGAATGCTTTACGGCTTGCATTAATGAAGCATTACTACGACAGATCCTGACGAATCTACTCTCCAACGCGATTAAATATTCAGCCCCCCACAGTACCGTTCGGCTTAAATTGCAGTGTCAACCAGGGGTGGCAATCTTTCAAGTGCAGGATGAGGGCATTGGCATTTCTCCAACCGATCTAGCCCGGTTGTTTGAATCTTTCTACCGTGCCAGCAATGTTGGAAATATTCCGGGAACTGGCTTAGGGTTGGCAATTGTGAAACAGGTGATTGAGCAAGCGGGTGGAACGATCGCAGTCACTAGTGAGGTAAATGTGGGAACAACGTTCACCGTAACTTTGCCGATCGACCAATAA